In the genome of Dioscorea cayenensis subsp. rotundata cultivar TDr96_F1 unplaced genomic scaffold, TDr96_F1_v2_PseudoChromosome.rev07_lg8_w22 25.fasta BLBR01000783.1, whole genome shotgun sequence, the window AGGCTGCTCAAAGACAGTGGGACTTGTGTACTGGCCTTGAGGAATCAATCTTTTGTGTAAGGCTAGGCAAAGGTTTCTTTTGCCCGTCTCTCTTGTGTTTTGCCTCTTCATTGATTAAGTCTAGATTGATGGTGGTGCCAAATCAAAAGGTGTTTTCTTCCCTGATGTTTCCATTATGTCCTGGTATCTCTCTCTTGAAAATGGCAAGTTCTGGTTCCCTGCTCAGGTTTACAACAGAGAGGtatgtatatattcatttatCTATCTGTCAATTCTTCgatgttttcattcatttgtaTGCTTTGTAAGATTGAATTTTTCATCATATCTTTTGTAGCATGGGCATGTTGGATTCATGTTGTCTTGCTATGATGCTGAAGTCAGTTATGATTGTCATACTGATACCTTGCGCAAGTGTATATTGCATATTTGTTACTGTAAGTATTCTAAGTGTCATGTATTATATATGTGATTGGTGTATGCATTTAGGGTACCCTCCACATGGCCGGAGAACGGTTGTGATTGAAGAGGAGTGCAATGGGAGACTGAGAGCATCACCTGTTGAAACTTCTGCACATGAGCTTCATATTTCTGATTGTTTGCATGAATTACTGCCCGGTGATCATATTGAGATTCAGTGGAGAAGGAACAAAGAATTCCCATATGGTATGTCGTGTGTTAGTTCCTGTATGGCATTTGTATTGTCACATTCATTTAATTGTGAGTTTTGGTTTCACAGGATGGTGGTATGGAGTTGTTGGTCACTTGGAGTCTTGCGACGGTAGTGAGTACCATTGCCGATGTCATAACAGTGGTAAAGCTACAAATGAGTAGAAATTTAATATTGAGTAATTTGGCATGTCTTTGTTCTGATAACCAAAGATGTAAATTTCGTAAGTCATTGAACTACTTGTAGAAGACGTTGTAAGAATTCTGATTTGTTTACTAAATAGTAGAAAGTTAACGGTTGGCAAAAAAACTCGAACACTTGAATCTACATGAGTATAAAGTTAACAACTGAGTTAACATGTCCTTGTTCTGGTAACCAAAGATGTAAATGTCAGTAAAATCATTGAAGTAATTCTAAAAAGATGTTACAAGGATTCTGTTTCTTCACTAAATAGTAGAAAAGTTAAAGGTTGGCAGGAAAGTCTAACATTTGAATCTACACAAGCAGAAAGTTAACAGCCGGGTAATTTATCATACCCTCTTTTTGTAAATCATTTTATTTGTAGAAGATGTTATAATAATTCTGTTTTCATTTACTAAATAGTAGAAAGTTAACACTTGGCAAGAAACTCAAACACATAAATCTACATATAGAGTAGAAAGTTAACAATCAGTAATTAAATATATCCTTGTTCTGATGGCCAAAGATGCAAATGCTGCAAACAGTTGAAGTACATGTAGAAGATATTATAATTCGATCTCATCTCATTTACCAAGTATAAAAGCCCGATTATTTTTGTGTATGTATGCCCCCGTGAATTGAATGTATTGTTGGTTATGTGGAAAAATTGTAGATTGATACTTAATTGTGCAGCTTAAAAACATTCCTTGTCTTGTTTGCAGATACTATCATGTTAGAGTTTAATCAATACACACCTGGTTCAAGATGGAGACGAGCAGCTGTAAATCGGAAAAATCATCGTGAAGAAGGGAATGAGACTGACGGATTTTACGGAGGGATTCGAAAACTCAAAAGCAAGGATGAAATCAATATGTGGAAGCAGCTGTGGCCAACTGATAACCTGGAATAAGTGTTGATCAGTGAATCCTTGTCGTCTTTGAATCTATTTGTTGTAAATTCACTATTCTCTTGCTAAATCGATTCTGCATGAGATAAcaagataaaaaggaaaaaaaaggaacaatttTTATTCGAGTCCGCATGGATACCATGCTCTTTTTGTCTTCCGGTCATGAGGTTCCAGGTTTTATGCAGATTCTCGCGGCTGTAGTTTTAGAATGAAAACATTTCTATGTAAATTACTTCTTGTAGGTACAATGCTTGATGTGTTAATCTAGTATTCTCATCGGCGAATTATAATCGTGTTCTTGTTTACAATTGATTATTTCTTACTGATAAAATTTTGATCGATGATGAATTGTTGCAGTTGCAAATAGTTGTTTTTATTGCATCGGTAACAGTAATTCTGGCTGCTCTAATTTTTGCATGAAATCAGCATCAGTTTGTGAGCTAAATTGATTTGGATATGTGTGATTGTATTTGCTATTTCTTCAAGATGCAGCAAAAGTTGATGAACAGAAAAATTCTGCAGACTAGTTTCTATCGCTATTGCTTCGCTTGGTAAGATTTCtgtttaataataacaattaaattatgCTTCATTGAAATCAAATTTGTGTCCATTATTCAACCATTCATGGAAAAAACCAAACACCACAAGtgaataaaagtaaaaagattTAGTGAGCTTGTTAAAGTTGATATAGAAAAGACCTTTGATACCATTGAGTGGTTTGTTGTTCTTGCAATTCTCCGGAGAATGTCTTTCCCCGAGATTTGGATTAAATGGATTCATGCCTCTCTCTTTCCTCGGCTTCCTTCTCCCTTCTCATCAATGGCAATCACTCATCCTGGTTTTTTGGTAGTCGAAGAGTCAGGCAGGGAGATCCGATCTCTTCCTTGCTTTTCCTTCTTACCTCTCAGACCCTCTCGGCCATTCTTAACAAAGCCCTTTTCCTTAATCTGGTCCCTGGCTTTAACAAGAATCTCCCTCGAGACTTTAACCACTTTATATTTGTAGATGACCTCATTTTAGTCACTAAAGCCTCGAGAAAGACTGCCAGAAATTGTCTTCTCTACCTCGACCTTTACCACTCTCTCACTGGCCAAAAACCAAGCCTTCAAAAGTCTGCTATTTTTCTTCCTTCTTAGTGCAACAAAAGTATTTCTAAGGCTATTTCCAAAATCTTAGGTATCAATCTTggtcacttcctttttacctaCCTTGGAGCTCCCATTTCTCCAAGAAGGATTCTCATCAATCAACTTAACTTCCTTCCAAACAAAATTAACTCAACCATCTTTTCTTGGAATCACTATACTCTTTCAACAGTTGGCAGTGCAGCCCTCCTCAATAACTCTATCTTCTCCATtccaaattatctcctttctgtTATGCATCTTCCTAACTCCATTCTTGAATCCATTTCTAAACAAGCTCGGGCCTTTCTCTGGGGATGTATGGCAATAGTAGCGGCTTTCACTCTGTGGGTTGGTCTACTGTTGTTCTTAGTAAATCTGAGACAGGGTTTGGAATAAAAAATCTTAAACTTGTGAAGCATGCTATTATGGCCAAAAACATTTTAGCCCTTCtaaattctgaaaacaaaatttggattgACATCTTCAAAGACAAGTATAGAGTGTGGCATCCCTGGTTCAATAATCATTCTACTCCCTCTTCTTGGTTTTTCAAATCAATTTGTCAGCCTGCTGAGCTCCTCAAGCCTCACTTCAGAATCATATCCATTAATCCTGCCTTTGTCAACATTTTGAATGTCCCTTGCCTATTGGATCTTCCCATTCTCTACAAGTCCACTTTTATCAACATGGATGCTCCTTGGGATAATATTCATAGTATTGATCTTATTAATGGTGATGAGCTTAATCTTTCCTTTCTTAATGTCCTTTTTAGCAATAATATCAACCTGGATTGGATCAATAACATCAAAGTAGATTCCTCTACTGCCAATATTTGGGCCTGGGCCCTTGCTTCTCACAAGTCCACCATTCCTGTTGCTGTCTATGATCATCTGAACTCTAATGGCAAGGACATGGCTACTTGGAAAGGTTGGGACAAGATCTGGAAACTTCTTGTTATCCCTCGTATCAAAACCTTTATTTGGAAATTAGCACATGGGAAACTGACCATTGGTGCTCTCCTCTATGCTTTGAATGTCGGTCCTTTTACTCTTTGTCCCTTTTGTGGGCTGGCAAAAAAAATCGCCAGACATATTATGTGGGATTGTTGTAAACTTCAGCAATGTTAGAACACTACCTTATCTATGCTCAATTTAAATTCTGGCAATATTAACTTTCTCTCTATTGGCTAATGGTTAACTAGCACCATCAACTCAATCTACGGTGACTCTTAGGAGAAGGCCACGATTGCCACTTGTTTCTTAGCTCAAATGGAAGCGAGAGATGTGCCTACATCTTCCAAGAAATAGATTGAATATTGTTGTCACTAAAGCCCGATATCTTTGTCAGGACTTTCTTATAGCTACCGGCATGATTTACAGGGACTTCTCTAGACCTTATTTTTCGATctaaatatgtttttgttttttattgatgCTTTATGGCAACCCCATCGAAATTCTGTCGGATTGGTTTTTCATTACAAGCTCAGGTCTGGTCCTTATTGCTGTTTTTGTTGGTGTACATGCTTCTTCCAATGAATGCAGAATTAGCTGCAATTACTTATGCCCTGCATATCTGCAATGGTCAAAAGCTTTGTCCACACAAAATTTATACTGACTGCCCAGGCGTCGTTCAAATTACTATTCACCAGCATCCGAGTATTTCCTTGATTTACAACTCGGAGATTCTAGAACTCAAGCAAAAGCTAATTGTCTTCCCCAACTATCCAATTGTTTTAATCCCAAGGGAAGACAACTTCATTGCTGATAGATTGGCGTCTCATGGAGGACTAAATCCTTAACTCTCACTCTTCTTCCAGGGCAAAGATCGTCCCTCCTAGCTTGAAGGCATTTATAACCAAAGAAACTTATCCTTCTAGTCCTCTTTCTGCTTCCtcctattttgtttttcttagttgtttgctctttttctaaaaaacgaaaaaaagaaaaaaaaaagatttagtgagttatataatttgtaggtgaattattgtttatttgagttCCTGCTGTTCATCCATCTCTAAAATTGAAATGAAgctaaataattgatttttctaATCCAAGTACCTTTTTGGTTGGTCTCCTGTCTGGGTGTTCATATCCTTGCTGAAGAGACGGATTGAACTTCAGCACACATAAAGTGAGAGTACAGATGTATTGAGATATTAATTCTAAGAGATGTATCGAGGTACTAACTCCATGTTTGTACACGCCTCTAACATGGCTTGTGTTTGGTGCTCCCTATATTTGGGCCCCcaacaaatgaataaaaagTGAGCCATCCCacctaatcatatatatatatatatatatataaaagaaactATGTCAACTAATGAAATGGCAAAAGAGGAATTTAATTGGAAAAGCCTAAATGATTAACTcggtttaattttttgaataatcacTAAAGTTTGGTAAAATTACAGTTTGCTCACTcaagtttgatttgtttctaaataaTCACTGAAGTTACTAATTATTTCAAACGCCA includes:
- the LOC120254999 gene encoding LOW QUALITY PROTEIN: F-box protein At2g32560-like (The sequence of the model RefSeq protein was modified relative to this genomic sequence to represent the inferred CDS: inserted 2 bases in 1 codon), with protein sequence MSSKRRSQSEGENEGENDMFPSVLDLPELALDMVLGKLSPAGLSSMSCVCKSEETCRSDHMWXEHMKAKWGRLIGKAAQRQWDLCTGLEESIFCVRLGKGVFFPDVSIMSWYLSLENGKFWFPAQVYNREHGHVGFMLSCYDAEVSYDCHTDTLRKWYPPHGRRTVVIEEECNGRLRASPVETSAHELHISDCLHELLPGDHIEIQWRRNKEFPYGWWYGVVGHLESCDGSEYHCRCHNSDTIMLEFNQYTPGSRWRRAAVNRKNHREEGNETDGFYGGIRKLKSKDEINMWKQLWPTDNLE